The genomic DNA TTAATCATCTGGAGATTAGCGATGTATGATATTTTAATTAAAAATGGACAGGTTGTAGATGGTTTTAATGTCCCTTCATTTAAGGCAGATGTTGGGATTAAGGATGAACGAATCGTGGCTATTGGTAATTTACGCTCAGGCTCATCACAAACAAAACTTATTGAGGCAAAAGATA from bacterium includes the following:
- a CDS encoding D-aminoacylase, translated to MYDILIKNGQVVDGFNVPSFKADVGIKDERIVAIGNLRSGSSQTKLIEAKD